The proteins below are encoded in one region of Oncorhynchus kisutch isolate 150728-3 linkage group LG14, Okis_V2, whole genome shotgun sequence:
- the LOC109904037 gene encoding delta-like protein 4 encodes MATWFTFIIAIVITIFTQVLGSGVFELDLHQFQNNRSLLANGVACSPTCRTFFRVCLKNYQTIVSPGDCYFGSVVTPVLGNNSFSVMEDGTFTKPIRLPLTHFAWPGSFSLIIEAWYSPSADLPEDTNNPALLMSYFSIQRKLEVGNEWSQDVQSGGQTELRYSYRFICIENYYGDSCSKICAPRDDRFGHYTCNPEGQISCLPGWKGEYCEEPICLKGCSKNNGNCSRPGDCVCREGWQGTFCDECKRHPSCKHGTCQQPWQCTCKEGWGGLLCDQDLNYCTHHKPCRNGATCMNTGQGSYTCTCQPGFTGDTCDREVRECDSQPCRNGGLCLDLENGYRCACTHGYEGTHCEHRMLTCADSPCFHGNCRERDNGRSYMCECPGGFTGLNCEKKVDKCTSLPCTNGGRCVIHGTTRWCSCRSGFTGPRCEININECSMNPCANGASCMDRINDYTCICPLGYTGRNCDKPTDRCAPKPCLNSGTCTEGAKGQPAACICPAHFSGPQCQYYDVPLLIPPSPSPSRVREPLDKLHWAAISLGVGMVVLLVLICMVAMVLRHIQQQRKRKKDSESMNNLSDVQKENLISDLQLKNTNKKVELDLEVDCLREKSQNHKHINYHLDYKTSKEYKDEPSEEGKDENCKKMIEEKMPLTRKYSERPECRISTICSPRDSMYQSVFVIAEEKNECVIATEV; translated from the exons ATGGCAACTTGGTTTACCTTTATCATCGCAATTGTTATAACGATTTTTACGCAG GTGCTGGGATCTGGTGTATTCGAGCTTGATCTTCATCAGTTTCAGAATAATAGAAGTTTGCTGGCAAACGGCGTAGCTTGCAGTCCAACCTGTAGAACTTTTTTCAGAGTTTGCTTGAAGAACTACCAGACGATAGTGTCACCAGGTGACTGCTACTTCGGCAGTGTCGTTACACCTGTACTAGGCAACAACTCGTTCAGCGTCATGGAGGACGGCACGTTCACTAAACCTATTCGCCTGCCACTCACCCACTTTGCATGGCCG GGTTCGTTTTCTCTAATCATTGAAGCATGGTATTCTCCTTCAGCGGATCTACCTGAAG ATACAAACAACCCTGCCTTATTGATGAGTTATTTTTCCATCCAAAGAAAGTTGGAAGTAGGGAATGAGTGGTCACAGGATGTGCAGAGTGGGGGTCAGACGGAGTTAAGGTACTCATACCGGTTCATCTGCATTGAAAATTACTACGGGGACAGTTGTTCCAAAATATGTGCTCCAAGAGATGACCGCTTTGGCCACTACACCTGCAACCCTGAAGGGCAAATATCATGTCTACCGGGCTGGAAGGGAGAATACTGCGAAGAAC CAATTTGCCTCAAAGGGTGCAGCAAAAACAATGGAAATTGCTCAAGGCCAGGAGACTGTGT ATGCAGAGAGGGCTGGCAGGGAACCTTCTGCGATGAGTGTAAGAGACATCCGTCCTGTAAACACGGCACCTGTCAGCAGCCCTGGCAGTGCACCTGCAAAGAGGGCTGGGGGGGCCTCCTCTGTGACCAAG ATCTGAACTATTGTACCCATCACAAGCCGTGTCGTAACGGGGCCACCTGTATGAACACGGGCCAGGGGAGCTACACCTGTACCTGCCAGCCGGGCTTCACAGGGGACACGTGTGACAGAGAGGTCAGGGAGTGCGACAGCCAGCCCTGTCGGAATGGAGGCCTGTGCTTG GACCTTGAGAACGGCTATAGGTGTGCATGCACGCATGGGTACGAGGGGACGCACTGCGAGCACAGAATGCTAACTTGTGCCGATTCACCCTGCTTCCATGGGAATTGCAGAGAAAGGGACAACGGGCGGAGCTACATGTGCGAGTGCCCAGGGGGCTTCACTGGACTCAATTGTGAGAAGAAAGTGGACAAATGCACCTCCCTGCCCTGTACAAATG GTGGACGTTGTGTTATCCACGGCACCACACGTTGGTGCAGCTGCCGCTCAGGCTTCACTGGCCCACGCTGTGAGATCAACATCAACGAGTGTTCCATGAACCCCTGCGCCAACGGAGCCAGCTGCATGGACCGCATCAACGACTACACCTGTATCTGCCCCCTGGGCTACACCGGCCGCAACTGTGACAAGCCCACTGACCGCTGTGCCCCCAAACCCTGCCTGAACAGTGGGACCTGTACCGAAGGGGCCAAAGGCCAGCCTGCTGCCTGCATCTGCCCAGCCCACTTCAGTGGCCCCCAGTGCCAGTACTACGATGTGCCTTTACTCATCCCCCCGAGCCCCAGCCCCAGCCGCGTCAGAGAGCCCCTGGACAAGCTCCACTGGGCAGCCATCAGTCTGGGTGTGGGCATGGTGGTGCTCCTGGTGCTGATCTGCATGGTGGCCATGGTCCTGCGCCACATCCAgcagcagaggaagaggaagaaggacTCAGAGTCCATGAACAACCTATCAGACGTCCAGAAGGAGAACCTAATTTCTGACCTGCAGCTGAAGAACACCAACAAAAAGGTGGAGCTGGACCTGGAGGTGGATTGTCTCAGGGAGAAGTCCCAAAACCACAAACACATCAACTACCACTTGGACTACAAAACCTCCAAGGAGTACAAGGATGAACCATCAGAAGAGGGTAAAGATGAGAACTGTAAAAAGATGATAGAGGAGAAAATGCCATTGACTAGAAAGTACAG CGAAAGGCCAGAGTGTAGGATATCAACGATATGTTCTCCAAGAGATTCAATGTACCAGTCTGTGTTTGTGATAGCAGAGGAGAAGAATGAATGCGTCATAGCAACTGAG GTATAA